The following are encoded in a window of Chlorocebus sabaeus isolate Y175 chromosome 10, mChlSab1.0.hap1, whole genome shotgun sequence genomic DNA:
- the C1QL2 gene encoding complement C1q-like protein 2 yields the protein MALGLLIAVPLLLQAAPPGAAHYEMMGTCRMICDPYTAAPGGGPAGAKAQPPGPSTAALEVMQDLSANPPPPFIQGPKGDPGRPGKPGPRGPPGEPGPPGPRGPPGEKGDSGRPGLPGLQLTAGTAGGVGVVGGGAGGAGDSEGEVTSALSATFSGPKIAFYVGLKSPHEGYEVLKFDDVVTNLGNHYDPTTGKFSCQVRGIYFFTYHILMRGGDGTSMWADLCKNGQVRASAIAQDADQNYDYASNSVVLHLDSGDEVYVKLDGGKAHGGNNNKYSTFSGFLLYPD from the exons ATGGCGCTCGGGCTGCTCATCGCCGTGCCGCTGCTGCTGCAGGCGGCGCCCCCAGGCGCCGCGCATTACGAGATGATGGGTACCTGCCGCATGATCTGCGACCCTTACACTGCAGCACCCGGCGGGGGGCCCGCGGGCGCAAAGGCGCAGCCTCCCGGACCCAGCACGGCCGCCCTGGAAGTCATGCAGGACCTCAGTGCTAACCCTCCGCCTCCCTTCATCCAGGGACCCAAGGGCGACCCGGGGCGACCGGGCAAGCCAGGGCCGCGGGGGCCCCCTGGAGAGCCGGGCCCACCTGGACCCAGGGGCCCTCCGGGAGAGAAGGGCGACTCGGGGCGGCCCGGGCTGCCAGGGCTGCAACTGACGGCGGGCACGGCCGGTGGCGTCGGGGTGGTGGGCGGCGGGGCCGGGGGAGCTGGCGACTCCGAGGGTGAAGTGACCAGTGCGCTGAGTGCCACCTTCAGCGGCCCCAAGATCGCCTTCTATGTGGGTCTCAAGAGCCCCCACGAAGGCTATGAGGTGCTGAAGTTCGACGACGTTGTCACCAACCTCGGCAATCACTATGACCCCACCACAGGCAAGTTCAGCTGCCAGGTGCGCGGCATCTACTTCTTCACCTACCACATCCTCATGCGCGGCGGCGACGGCACCAGCATGTGGGCGGACCTCTGCAAGAACGGGCAG GTCCGGGCCAGCGCCATTGCACAGGACGCCGACCAGAACTACGACTACGCCAGTAACAGCGTGGTGCTGCACTTGGATTCAGGGGACGAAGTGTATGTGAAGCTGGATGGCGGGAAGGCTCACGGAGGCAATAATAACAAGTACAGCACGTTCTCGGGCTTTCTTCTGTACCCAGATTAG